One window from the genome of Candidatus Effluviviaceae Genus V sp. encodes:
- a CDS encoding glycosyltransferase yields the protein MHIVWVHRGMYPEHIGGTYTYIYELGRRLVARGHRVDVISRALSPENAGSSSIEGIGVHRYTYRRVNPIYSTYQHLNRCYAIFLRLAAEHPVDVLGIHDTHLGLKLARSKEGRAVCQIPTYHAPSFLEYRFDMERQLTGERNPLRRAIAKFFERSQRRFESGVLAEAQGILVLSEFTKANIRTHFPHVDIDKVKIIPSGVETDRFKPGGDKHALRLELGLDPDGLQLLTVRRLAPRMGLENLLKALAIVRTTVARDGRALRLVVCGGGPLLDDLSRLSEDLGIGDSVRLLGRVVDEDLIKHYQAADLFVLPTAALEGFGIVTVEALSANLPVIGTPAGATPEILGQLDERLLTRDTSAKAIADAISSWIKWRHEDQDPYRYREFAVANYAWENVADSVEQYYSEQLDRFRTTA from the coding sequence ATGCATATTGTGTGGGTCCACCGCGGCATGTACCCCGAGCACATCGGTGGTACGTATACGTACATCTACGAGCTGGGACGGCGTCTGGTGGCGAGGGGTCACCGGGTGGACGTGATTTCCCGGGCCCTGTCCCCGGAGAACGCGGGGTCGAGCTCGATCGAGGGAATCGGCGTGCACCGCTACACTTATCGGCGGGTGAACCCCATCTACAGTACCTACCAGCACCTGAATCGGTGCTATGCGATCTTCCTGCGGCTCGCAGCGGAGCATCCGGTCGACGTTCTCGGCATCCACGATACGCATCTCGGCCTCAAACTTGCTCGGAGCAAGGAGGGGCGTGCGGTCTGTCAGATTCCGACCTATCACGCGCCGTCATTCCTCGAGTATCGCTTCGACATGGAGCGGCAGCTCACAGGCGAGCGGAATCCGCTGCGCCGCGCCATCGCGAAGTTCTTCGAACGCTCTCAGCGTCGCTTCGAGTCCGGCGTGCTTGCGGAGGCCCAGGGCATTCTGGTCCTCTCCGAGTTCACGAAGGCGAACATCAGAACTCACTTCCCGCATGTCGATATCGACAAGGTGAAGATCATCCCAAGCGGCGTCGAAACCGATCGCTTCAAGCCCGGGGGTGACAAACACGCACTCAGGCTCGAGCTCGGACTCGATCCTGACGGCCTTCAGCTTCTGACGGTCCGTCGCCTCGCGCCGCGGATGGGACTCGAGAACCTGCTGAAGGCGCTCGCCATCGTCCGTACGACCGTCGCGCGGGACGGCCGGGCGCTCAGGCTTGTGGTCTGTGGAGGAGGACCGTTGCTCGACGACCTTAGCAGGCTCTCGGAGGATCTCGGCATCGGGGACTCAGTCAGGCTTCTGGGACGTGTTGTCGATGAAGACCTTATCAAGCACTACCAGGCTGCCGACCTCTTCGTGCTGCCGACGGCCGCGCTTGAGGGCTTCGGGATCGTGACGGTCGAGGCGCTCTCTGCGAATCTCCCGGTCATCGGAACGCCCGCCGGTGCGACACCGGAGATACTGGGACAGCTCGACGAACGGTTGCTGACGCGCGATACGTCGGCCAAGGCTATCGCCGACGCGATCAGCTCCTGGATCAAGTGGAGACACGAAGACCAGGATCCGTACCGCTACCGCGAGTTCGCCGTCGCGAACTACGCATGGGAGAACGTGGCGGACTCCGTGGAGCAGTACTACTCAGAACAGTTGGACCGGTTCAGGACCACAGCATGA